The proteins below are encoded in one region of Hordeum vulgare subsp. vulgare chromosome 3H, MorexV3_pseudomolecules_assembly, whole genome shotgun sequence:
- the LOC123445115 gene encoding NAC domain-containing protein 48-like produces the protein MSGGQELNLPPGFRFHPTDEELVMHYLCRRCAGAPIAVPIITEIDLYKFDPWQLPKMAMYGEKEWYFFSPRDRKYPNGSRPNRAAGSGYWKATGADKPVGTPKPLAIKKALVFYAGKAPKGEKTNWIMHEYRLADVDRSARKKNSLRLDDWVLCRIYNKKGGMEKPASVDRKPVTMGGYGVGPGAMASSPQEQKPVMGMNANGGGSGGVQPFPDFAAYYDRPSDSMPRLHADSSCSEQVLSPDFPGERGGGEVQSQPKISEWERSFASGGDPVNPAAGSILEPHGGFGGDPLLQDILMYWGKPF, from the exons ATGAGCGGCGGACAGGAGCTGAATCTGCCGCCGGGCTTCCggttccacccgacggacgaggagCTGGTGATGCACTACCTCTGCCGCCGCTGCGCCGGCGCGCCCATCGCCGTCCCCATCATCACCGAGATCGACCTCTACAAGTTCGACCCCTGGCAGCTCCCAA AGATGGCGATGTACGGCGAGAAGGAGTGGTACTTCTTCTCCCCGCGGGACCGCAAGTACCCCAACGGGTCCAGGCCCAACAGGGCCGCCGGGTCCGGGTACTGGAAGGCGACGGGGGCCGACAAGCCCGTGGGCACCCCCAAGCCGCTGGCCATCAAGAAGGCGCTCGTCTTCTACGCCGGCAAGGCGCCCAAGGGCGAGAAGACCAACTGGATCATGCACGAGTACCGCCTCGCCGACGTCGACCGCTCCGCCCGCAAGAAGAACAGCCTCAGG TTGGATGATTGGGTGCTGTGCCGCATCTACAACAAGAAGGGCGGCATGGAGAAGCCGGCGTCCGTGGACCGGAAGCCGGTGACCATGGGCGGCTACGGGGTTGGTCCTGGGGCCATGGCGAGCTCCCCGCAGGAGCAGAAGCCCGTCATGGGGATGAACGCCAACGGCGGTGGCAGCGGCGGCGTGCAGCCGTTCCCGGACTTCGCGGCGTACTACGACCGGCCGTCCGACTCGATGCCGCGGCTGCACGCCGACTCGAGCTGCTCGGAGCAGGTGCTGTCGCCGGACTTCCCGGGCGAGCGCGGCGGCGGGGAGGTGCAGAGCCAGCCCAAGATCAGCGAGTGGGAGCGCTCATTCGCCTCCGGCGGCGACCCTGTGAACCCGGCTGCCGGCTCCATCCTCGAGCCCCACGGCGGCTTCGGCGGCGACCCGCTCCTCCAGGACATCCTCATGTACTGGGGCAAGCCGTTCTAA